From one Pseudomonas fluorescens genomic stretch:
- a CDS encoding DUF4136 domain-containing protein, translating to MPYRLTLGLLCLALVACQGSNPYVASSRPIPPAPPQAANTFDASAYPAAPRDYGRYRSWAWLNGQLPAGSTYAEPAQVADAVSNALDQRGLRPARNGQSGDLLVSADLRLERRLRQVREDYYPYDTYPYGGYAGLGGYRNGYGVYGSVPLVRTYEVEVMVVRVDLYDARDGQPVWSASAETASQDSQGKRADALRESVQKALASYPPS from the coding sequence ATGCCGTACCGTTTGACCCTGGGCCTGTTGTGCCTGGCCCTGGTCGCCTGCCAGGGCAGCAACCCCTATGTCGCCAGTTCCCGGCCAATACCCCCGGCGCCGCCGCAAGCGGCCAACACCTTCGATGCCAGCGCCTACCCTGCCGCGCCGCGCGACTACGGGCGCTACCGCAGCTGGGCATGGCTCAACGGCCAGCTACCGGCTGGCAGCACCTATGCCGAACCTGCCCAGGTCGCCGATGCGGTCAGCAATGCCCTCGACCAGCGCGGCCTGCGTCCGGCACGCAACGGCCAGAGCGGCGATCTGCTGGTCAGCGCCGACCTGCGCCTGGAACGGCGCCTGCGCCAGGTGCGCGAAGACTACTATCCCTACGACACCTATCCCTACGGTGGTTACGCGGGCTTAGGCGGCTACCGTAATGGCTACGGGGTCTACGGCAGCGTGCCGCTGGTGCGTACCTACGAGGTCGAAGTGATGGTGGTGCGCGTTGATCTGTACGACGCCCGCGACGGCCAGCCGGTGTGGAGCGCCAGCGCCGAAACCGCCAGCCAGGACTCCCAGGGCAAGCGCGCCGACGCCCTGCGCGAATCGGTGCAAAAGGCTCTGGCCAGCTATCCTCCCAGTTAA
- a CDS encoding DUF4136 domain-containing protein: protein MLRRLALLSLVLLLGACQSGNVTQDFDASRDFAAYRSWTWQEPALQYRPDDPRIKSDLTEQRIRQAVAGQLDQRGLRPAQGNSRGDLKVQAYLIVENRQQQVTTNYGGAWGGYWGGYWGGPMYNETRSVDYKVATIQVDLFDARDGKLVWRGSAEQIMNNYPPSPEERNTAIQNTVAKLMGNYPPR, encoded by the coding sequence ATGTTGCGCCGTCTCGCTTTACTTTCGTTAGTGCTGTTGCTCGGCGCCTGCCAGAGCGGCAACGTCACCCAGGACTTCGATGCCAGCCGGGATTTTGCCGCCTACCGCAGCTGGACCTGGCAGGAACCGGCTTTGCAGTACCGTCCGGACGACCCACGGATCAAGAGCGACCTCACCGAGCAGCGCATTCGCCAGGCGGTGGCCGGCCAGCTCGACCAGCGCGGGCTGCGCCCGGCCCAGGGCAACAGCCGCGGTGACCTCAAGGTGCAGGCCTACCTGATCGTCGAGAACCGCCAGCAACAGGTCACCACCAACTATGGCGGCGCCTGGGGCGGCTATTGGGGCGGCTACTGGGGTGGGCCGATGTACAACGAAACCCGCAGCGTCGACTACAAGGTGGCAACTATCCAGGTCGACCTGTTCGATGCCCGCGACGGCAAGCTGGTGTGGCGCGGCAGTGCCGAACAGATCATGAACAACTACCCGCCAAGCCCGGAAGAACGCAACACGGCAATCCAGAACACCGTCGCCAAACTGATGGGCAACTACCCGCCACGTTGA
- a CDS encoding TadE/TadG family type IV pilus assembly protein: MKASLCKRQKGAAALEFVAVFVIFFAVFYGVLSYGLPMLMLQSFNQASSEAVRRCVALDPGSATYSADVNALAKRVLGEQLAWMPASLNFQVNSDASINLTAGKLLTVKIDYAKAKLTSVVPVLTLPGIGEIPRLPASLKAEASLQL; the protein is encoded by the coding sequence ATGAAAGCAAGCCTGTGCAAGCGGCAAAAAGGTGCGGCAGCCCTCGAGTTTGTCGCGGTATTCGTGATCTTCTTCGCGGTTTTCTATGGGGTGCTCAGCTACGGCCTGCCCATGCTGATGCTGCAGTCGTTCAACCAGGCCAGCAGCGAAGCGGTGCGCCGCTGCGTGGCGCTGGATCCTGGCAGCGCCACCTACAGCGCGGATGTCAATGCTCTGGCCAAACGCGTGCTCGGTGAGCAACTGGCGTGGATGCCGGCGTCGTTGAATTTCCAGGTCAACAGCGATGCCAGCATCAACCTTACGGCGGGCAAGTTGCTGACGGTGAAGATCGACTACGCCAAAGCCAAACTGACCTCGGTGGTGCCGGTACTGACCCTGCCGGGCATCGGTGAGATACCGCGTCTGCCCGCCAGCCTCAAGGCTGAAGCGAGTCTGCAACTGTGA
- a CDS encoding type II secretion system F family protein — protein sequence MAWLLCALMFFAAFVLLAGQLLHQRRRQHLVARRLQGQLGSENRLGNWLQQIGSSRLGQRSMNLDSETRLLLDRMGWRRSRQRALFAACQVGVPFLALGLGVALQETLCRDSQVPWLVLPFCAMGVGYLLPKRLLARAAARRQQQIAGEVSTFIPLLRILFESGLAVEQTLRVLSRESRQLLPVLSEELRVILLRVDSGLALAAELEKTAQLLSVEEFSDTCVILQQLLTQGGGAMKSLLALKQLLDDRRLTRMQERISKMSGKMSMVMMVFLFPALLIVLAGPGLSALGRALGS from the coding sequence ATGGCCTGGTTGCTCTGTGCCTTGATGTTCTTCGCCGCATTTGTCTTGCTGGCAGGCCAGTTGCTGCACCAGCGTCGTCGTCAGCACCTGGTCGCTCGGCGTCTGCAGGGCCAGCTTGGCAGTGAGAACCGCTTGGGCAACTGGCTGCAACAGATCGGTAGCAGCCGGCTGGGCCAGCGCTCGATGAATCTGGATAGCGAGACCCGTCTGCTGCTTGACCGCATGGGCTGGCGGCGGAGTCGGCAGCGGGCGCTGTTTGCCGCTTGCCAGGTTGGCGTGCCGTTCCTGGCCCTGGGCTTGGGCGTAGCGCTGCAGGAGACCCTGTGCCGCGATAGCCAGGTACCGTGGCTGGTACTGCCGTTTTGCGCCATGGGCGTGGGTTATCTGCTGCCCAAGCGCCTGCTGGCGAGGGCCGCTGCGCGTCGTCAGCAACAGATTGCCGGCGAAGTTTCGACCTTCATACCCTTGCTGAGGATTCTCTTCGAGTCGGGCCTGGCGGTGGAGCAAACCTTGCGTGTTCTGAGTCGGGAGTCGCGACAACTGTTGCCAGTGTTGAGCGAGGAGTTACGGGTGATTCTGCTGCGGGTCGACTCCGGTTTGGCCTTGGCTGCGGAGCTTGAGAAAACCGCGCAGTTGCTCAGCGTCGAGGAGTTCAGCGACACCTGCGTGATTCTCCAGCAATTGCTGACCCAGGGCGGTGGCGCAATGAAGTCGCTGTTGGCGCTCAAGCAACTGCTCGATGACCGTCGCCTGACACGCATGCAGGAACGGATTTCGAAGATGTCCGGGAAGATGTCGATGGTGATGATGGTGTTTTTGTTTCCGGCCTTGCTGATCGTGTTGGCCGGCCCCGGCCTTAGCGCCTTGGGCAGGGCATTGGGTTCATGA
- a CDS encoding pilus assembly protein TadG-related protein produces MSSRFPARQRGAIGLIAALTLGMALLFVLLVVDSGRLYLEQRKLQRVVDMAALEAVNGKGTCLPPGPNAQTLAVQAATRNGHKPGAEPSLKVECGSLQTGAGSLRVFTADASKADAIRVTASYTLDTSIAAGIRSLASSAPFSSSTRLSAHATAAQAGPPLARLNIRSTLLNIDSSRSALLNSLMSTLLGSQVNLSLAQWQGLLQANVNLLNYLDALAIKAQVTAGNYTELLGKTLQLGEALDVMAKVAAQNNPLVDVSGLAQLSVLAQNAGGIVLGDLLNIQNGGSSAGLDAKLQALQLVQGMVQLANSAHGAEVSLPVSLLGLANISTRVKIIEPPQFSALGNPAKATSNAKDPEQIYVRTAQTRILIKVDLGPLLGGINLGIIKVLPNPSLDVGLEVASASSHVTGYNCACAASKSLTVRNEAAAVKVLIGTINSNNFFSSTHPVDASPLVLLSVLGIDIGLGANSPVFSQSESFSYLKPPELEQDSANHLLSSKNIVSSVRNTLQGLELSPQIPLVSLLLNTVSGLIGGLLGALLDPIINNLLTLLGIDLNQVEIGANLSCHSGRAQLMI; encoded by the coding sequence GTGTCTTCTCGCTTTCCAGCACGGCAACGTGGCGCCATCGGCTTGATCGCCGCCCTGACCCTGGGCATGGCCTTGTTGTTCGTGCTGCTGGTGGTCGACAGCGGGCGGTTGTACCTGGAGCAGCGCAAATTGCAGCGGGTAGTCGACATGGCGGCGCTGGAGGCGGTCAATGGCAAAGGCACCTGTCTGCCACCAGGACCCAATGCGCAAACCCTGGCAGTCCAGGCAGCGACTCGCAACGGTCATAAACCAGGCGCCGAGCCCAGCCTGAAGGTCGAGTGCGGCAGCCTGCAAACCGGCGCTGGCAGCCTGCGGGTATTCACGGCCGATGCCAGCAAAGCCGATGCCATACGCGTTACGGCGAGTTATACCCTGGACACCAGCATTGCCGCCGGTATTCGCTCGCTGGCGTCCTCTGCACCCTTCAGTTCCAGCACTCGCCTCAGCGCTCATGCGACCGCCGCCCAGGCCGGTCCGCCGTTGGCCCGTTTGAACATTCGCAGTACCTTGCTGAACATCGATTCGTCACGTTCGGCGCTGCTCAACTCATTGATGAGCACATTGCTGGGCAGCCAGGTCAATTTGAGCCTGGCCCAGTGGCAGGGCTTGTTGCAGGCCAACGTCAACCTGCTCAATTACCTCGATGCCCTGGCGATCAAGGCCCAGGTCACTGCAGGCAACTACACCGAACTGCTGGGCAAGACCCTCCAGCTCGGTGAAGCCCTGGACGTCATGGCCAAGGTGGCGGCGCAGAACAACCCGCTGGTGGATGTCAGCGGCCTGGCCCAGCTCAGTGTGCTGGCCCAGAACGCGGGGGGCATTGTCCTGGGGGATTTGCTCAATATTCAGAATGGCGGCTCGAGTGCCGGGCTGGATGCGAAACTGCAAGCTTTGCAACTGGTTCAGGGCATGGTGCAACTGGCCAACAGCGCACACGGCGCCGAGGTCAGCCTGCCGGTCAGTTTGCTGGGCCTGGCCAATATCTCGACGCGGGTCAAGATCATCGAGCCACCGCAGTTTTCCGCGTTGGGCAATCCGGCCAAAGCCACGAGCAACGCAAAAGATCCCGAACAGATCTATGTTCGTACGGCCCAGACCCGCATTCTGATCAAGGTCGACCTCGGCCCCTTGCTCGGCGGTATCAACTTGGGGATCATCAAGGTATTGCCCAATCCCAGCCTGGATGTGGGCCTGGAGGTTGCCAGTGCCAGCAGTCATGTGACCGGCTACAACTGCGCCTGCGCCGCCAGCAAAAGCCTGACCGTACGCAATGAAGCGGCGGCGGTGAAGGTGCTGATCGGCACGATCAACAGCAACAACTTCTTTTCCTCGACGCATCCGGTCGATGCCAGCCCTCTGGTCCTGCTCAGCGTGCTGGGGATCGATATCGGCCTGGGCGCGAACTCACCGGTTTTCAGCCAGAGCGAATCCTTCAGCTACCTCAAGCCACCCGAGCTTGAACAGGACTCGGCCAACCACCTGCTCAGCTCGAAAAACATCGTTTCCAGCGTACGCAACACCTTGCAGGGCCTGGAGCTGAGCCCGCAGATTCCGCTGGTCAGCCTGTTGCTCAATACGGTCTCAGGCCTGATCGGTGGTTTGCTGGGGGCTCTGCTCGACCCGATCATCAACAACCTGCTGACGCTGCTGGGTATCGATTTGAACCAGGTGGAGATCGGTGCCAACCTCAGTTGCCACAGCGGTCGCGCTCAACTGATGATCTGA
- a CDS encoding MazG-like family protein — protein MNLQELTERLHRIRDTNDWRGFHSPKNLAMAASVEMAELVEIFQWLTEDQSRQLPPEQLEHAGQEVGDIVLYLLLLCSELGLDMEQVVKSKLADSERRFAK, from the coding sequence ATGAACCTGCAAGAACTGACCGAACGCCTGCACCGCATCCGCGACACCAATGATTGGCGCGGCTTTCACAGCCCGAAAAACCTGGCCATGGCCGCCAGCGTCGAGATGGCCGAACTGGTGGAAATCTTCCAGTGGCTGACGGAAGACCAGTCGCGCCAGTTGCCGCCCGAGCAGCTTGAGCACGCCGGCCAGGAAGTCGGCGATATCGTCCTCTACCTGTTGCTGCTGTGCAGCGAGCTGGGCCTGGACATGGAGCAGGTGGTCAAAAGCAAACTGGCCGACAGCGAAAGGCGTTTTGCCAAATGA
- a CDS encoding PAS domain-containing sensor histidine kinase — MSGGHSLFERWRGRAAPVEEPLPQGPEVPAVGLQLWLDAAARVLRLAGPLRSALALPTQAGVRLHDYVQPYSLLVLEGQPADWQGQPLELDFKAAGGHTLHTRGWLLAQSDGGWLLQLFDIGDLLQHRQQALAAERQQHLTTHLACALRACSIERLQAVAEEQLNWLVRHWRARCAAVLVQTGQGWQTYACSGDALHWPRDEQIAPLLDRQLPAGMLSSACEPGLQALLPGLSTYLLAFAQGQVNQAWLICVEPQEVLQAEDALLVAAAFVEPLLGRLAAHQLHQQSERLDSLQLQLGAGWWQWRLDEPHLHLDPALAESLGVPAALTLNQWLSRVHPADREATQLAFGDLQRQGCALQLNLRLLDHNTQTQPRGYRLCGQVHGSGGNRRVQGFMLDISDIKAQQLQASAAHARLENLIASSPAVIYIQRYAEGALLTEFCSASLLPMLGWQPLTGEALQPAQWLHPDDQPLWLERTRTLLQLGQSRSRYRLRDHHGGYHWVLDEARLLRDDLGLPVEVVGIWLDISEATEAAEKVRQSEERYRVLVEDSPAMICRYRPDLSLVFGNQPLADYLECAPAQLAGVNLGQWLSETQREAFVERLAGLTPEQPVSSAEICLQLPGREHAWWVWSDRGLFDEHGQLQEIQAVGRDNTQVRRTQQQLLQSAKMATLGEMATGLAHEINQPLNVMRMAVVNALKRLENGNAEVDYLQDKLRRIDAQVLRASKVVDHLRVFGRRSEHEQQLFAPWQAVEGALSLLADGLRGKGVELRVQVPEHELQVRGHQDQLEQVLINLLVNARDALLARREQQRDLQPWIALSLERDAQQLRLLVEDNGGGIEPRLLERIFEPFFTTKPVGVGTGLGLSVSYGIIDTMGGCLSVENGEHGARFCIELPLAQIIS; from the coding sequence GTGAGTGGCGGGCATAGCCTGTTCGAACGTTGGCGCGGGCGCGCGGCGCCGGTCGAAGAACCCTTGCCGCAAGGGCCCGAGGTGCCGGCGGTGGGCCTGCAATTGTGGCTGGATGCCGCGGCCAGGGTGTTGCGCCTGGCCGGCCCGCTGCGCTCGGCGCTGGCGCTGCCGACCCAGGCCGGCGTGCGCCTGCACGACTACGTGCAGCCTTACAGCCTGCTGGTGCTCGAAGGCCAGCCGGCAGACTGGCAGGGCCAGCCGCTGGAGCTGGATTTCAAGGCGGCCGGCGGCCACACCCTGCACACCCGAGGCTGGTTGCTGGCCCAGAGCGATGGCGGCTGGTTGCTGCAACTGTTTGATATCGGCGACCTGTTGCAGCACCGCCAGCAGGCCCTGGCCGCCGAGCGTCAGCAGCACCTAACCACGCACCTGGCCTGCGCATTGCGCGCCTGCAGTATCGAACGCCTGCAAGCGGTGGCCGAAGAACAGCTCAACTGGCTGGTACGCCACTGGCGAGCCCGGTGCGCGGCGGTGCTGGTGCAAACCGGGCAGGGCTGGCAGACCTATGCCTGCAGCGGCGACGCGCTGCACTGGCCGCGTGACGAACAGATCGCGCCGTTGCTCGATCGCCAGTTGCCGGCGGGCATGCTCAGCAGCGCCTGCGAGCCTGGCTTGCAGGCTTTGCTGCCGGGGCTTTCGACTTACCTGTTGGCCTTTGCCCAAGGCCAGGTCAATCAGGCCTGGCTGATCTGTGTCGAGCCGCAAGAGGTGTTGCAAGCCGAGGATGCCCTGCTGGTTGCCGCCGCCTTCGTCGAACCCCTGCTCGGTCGCCTGGCTGCGCACCAACTGCATCAGCAAAGCGAACGCCTGGACAGCCTGCAACTGCAGTTGGGCGCTGGCTGGTGGCAATGGCGCCTGGACGAGCCGCACCTGCACCTGGACCCGGCACTGGCCGAGAGCCTGGGTGTTCCTGCGGCGCTGACGCTCAATCAATGGCTGAGCCGCGTGCACCCGGCGGACCGCGAAGCCACCCAGCTGGCCTTTGGCGACCTGCAGCGCCAGGGCTGTGCCTTGCAACTGAACCTGCGCTTGCTCGACCACAACACCCAGACGCAGCCGCGCGGGTATCGTTTGTGCGGCCAGGTGCACGGTAGCGGCGGCAACCGCCGGGTACAGGGCTTCATGCTCGACATCAGCGACATCAAGGCGCAGCAGCTGCAGGCCAGTGCTGCCCATGCGCGCCTGGAAAACCTGATCGCCAGTTCGCCGGCGGTGATCTATATCCAGCGCTACGCCGAAGGCGCGTTGCTGACCGAGTTCTGCAGTGCCAGCCTGTTGCCGATGCTCGGCTGGCAGCCGCTGACTGGCGAGGCGCTGCAGCCTGCGCAGTGGTTGCACCCCGATGATCAGCCACTGTGGCTGGAACGTACCCGCACGCTGCTGCAACTGGGCCAGAGCCGCAGCCGTTATCGCCTGCGTGATCATCACGGCGGCTATCACTGGGTACTCGATGAAGCCCGTCTGCTGCGCGATGACCTGGGCTTGCCGGTAGAGGTGGTGGGCATCTGGCTGGATATCAGCGAGGCTACGGAAGCTGCGGAAAAAGTGCGTCAGAGCGAGGAGCGCTATCGGGTGCTGGTCGAGGATTCCCCAGCGATGATCTGCCGCTACCGGCCGGACCTGAGCCTGGTATTCGGCAACCAGCCGCTGGCCGATTACCTGGAGTGCGCACCGGCACAACTGGCCGGAGTGAACCTCGGCCAATGGCTGTCCGAGACGCAGCGCGAGGCTTTTGTCGAACGCCTGGCGGGGTTGACCCCGGAGCAGCCGGTCAGCAGCGCCGAGATCTGCCTGCAACTGCCAGGGCGCGAGCATGCCTGGTGGGTGTGGTCCGATCGTGGGCTGTTCGACGAGCATGGCCAGTTGCAGGAAATCCAGGCGGTGGGCCGCGACAACACGCAAGTACGGCGCACCCAGCAGCAACTGCTGCAAAGCGCAAAAATGGCCACCCTCGGTGAAATGGCCACCGGCCTTGCCCATGAGATCAACCAGCCGCTCAACGTGATGCGCATGGCCGTGGTCAACGCCCTCAAGCGCCTGGAAAACGGTAATGCCGAGGTCGACTACCTGCAGGACAAGCTCAGGCGTATCGACGCCCAGGTGCTACGCGCCTCGAAGGTGGTCGATCACCTGCGCGTATTCGGTCGGCGTTCTGAGCATGAGCAGCAACTGTTCGCGCCCTGGCAGGCGGTGGAGGGGGCCCTGTCGTTGCTGGCCGACGGCCTGCGTGGCAAGGGGGTGGAGCTACGGGTGCAGGTGCCTGAGCACGAGCTGCAGGTCCGTGGTCATCAGGATCAGCTGGAGCAGGTGCTGATCAACCTGCTGGTCAACGCCCGCGATGCCCTGCTGGCCCGCCGCGAGCAGCAACGCGACCTGCAGCCGTGGATCGCCCTGAGTCTTGAGCGGGATGCGCAGCAACTGCGCTTGCTGGTCGAGGACAACGGCGGCGGCATCGAGCCGCGTTTGCTCGAGCGCATCTTCGAGCCGTTCTTCACCACCAAGCCGGTGGGCGTCGGCACTGGTCTGGGGCTGTCGGTGAGCTACGGCATCATCGACACCATGGGTGGCTGCCTGAGTGTCGAAAACGGCGAGCACGGTGCGCGGTTCTGCATCGAGTTGCCGCTGGCTCAGATCATCAGTTGA
- a CDS encoding response regulator transcription factor — translation MHVSKPVSELKVLVVDDQPLIVEELCEFLQGSGYRCVPCHSSTQAIEQFSVDQEIALVVCDLHMPDCDGLELMRALKAIAGSQRLFEAIMLTGRANKQDVIRALREGFADYYQKPVDLNELLEGVQRQEVAVLERRRSYQHLGDLNQKLQFLAESIDDLYQDLDKARGLGAHRRATDISPEAETDNLPALFDKLSPRQLDVAKLVSKGKTNYQIACELGITENTVKLYVSQVLRLTHMHNRTQLALALSPISSPLHQRVTAH, via the coding sequence TTGCATGTGAGCAAGCCAGTCAGTGAGTTGAAGGTGCTGGTTGTGGACGACCAGCCACTGATCGTTGAAGAGCTGTGTGAGTTTCTCCAGGGCAGCGGCTACCGTTGCGTACCCTGCCACTCCAGTACCCAGGCCATCGAGCAGTTCAGCGTCGATCAGGAGATCGCGCTGGTGGTGTGCGACCTGCACATGCCCGACTGCGATGGCCTCGAACTGATGCGCGCGCTCAAGGCCATTGCCGGGTCGCAGCGGCTGTTCGAAGCAATCATGCTCACCGGTCGCGCCAACAAGCAGGACGTGATCAGGGCACTGCGCGAAGGCTTTGCCGATTACTACCAGAAACCAGTCGACCTCAACGAGCTGCTTGAAGGCGTGCAACGCCAGGAAGTCGCCGTGCTGGAGCGGCGCAGGAGCTACCAGCACCTGGGTGACCTGAACCAGAAGCTGCAGTTTCTGGCCGAGTCGATCGACGACCTCTACCAGGACCTGGACAAAGCCCGTGGACTTGGAGCTCACCGCCGCGCCACCGACATCAGTCCCGAAGCTGAAACCGACAACCTGCCGGCGCTGTTCGACAAGCTTTCACCGCGTCAGCTGGACGTGGCCAAACTGGTCAGCAAGGGCAAGACCAATTACCAGATCGCCTGCGAACTGGGCATCACCGAGAACACCGTGAAGCTCTACGTGTCCCAGGTGCTGCGCCTGACCCACATGCACAACCGCACCCAACTGGCGCTGGCGCTGTCTCCCATCTCCTCGCCCCTGCATCAGCGAGTTACGGCGCACTGA
- a CDS encoding A24 family peptidase, which produces MQSIVLLLWLALCSEQDLRERQIANTLTLGAAACALAYLFVTGHTWIGADASEGGWALAIVMLLTLPGYMLGRLGAGDVKLLGALALATDRLHLLGTFIGAGVALVAWLFSRRWLWSLLSQKVKNRLKQLSEESSKKQPFAPFLLVGFLLAAVWIN; this is translated from the coding sequence ATGCAAAGCATTGTTCTGCTGCTGTGGCTTGCCTTGTGCTCTGAACAAGATCTGCGCGAACGCCAGATCGCCAATACCCTGACCCTCGGCGCCGCCGCCTGCGCCCTGGCTTATCTGTTCGTTACCGGCCACACCTGGATTGGCGCCGATGCCAGCGAAGGTGGCTGGGCGCTGGCCATCGTCATGCTGCTGACCCTGCCAGGCTACATGCTCGGCCGCCTGGGGGCGGGCGATGTGAAATTGCTCGGGGCCCTGGCCCTGGCCACCGATCGCCTGCACCTGCTGGGCACCTTCATCGGTGCCGGGGTCGCGCTTGTCGCCTGGCTGTTCAGCCGTCGTTGGCTGTGGTCCCTTTTAAGTCAGAAGGTTAAGAACCGTCTGAAGCAGTTGAGTGAAGAGTCGTCAAAAAAGCAGCCCTTTGCGCCGTTCCTGCTGGTCGGTTTTCTCCTTGCTGCGGTCTGGATCAATTGA
- a CDS encoding methyltransferase domain-containing protein, with translation MNDRHFDELATRFAEKIYGGAKGAIRLAVLQADLAQALPDRPLRVLDIGAGLGHMALWLAQRGHQVTLAEPAAPMLDGARERFAEAGQQATFIQAPWQDLLGQLTEPYDLVLCHAVLEWLAEPETILPVLHQLTRADGWLSLAFYNRDALVYRNLLKGHFRKLRSNELAGEKQSLTPQKPLDPRTLKAQLEDLWQIESESGVRVFHDYMPRDFQAKAELLDLLEMELAHRRHPAFAGLGRYLHWICRPR, from the coding sequence ATGAACGACCGTCACTTCGATGAGCTGGCCACCCGTTTTGCCGAGAAAATCTACGGCGGTGCCAAAGGCGCGATCCGCCTGGCGGTGCTTCAGGCCGACCTGGCGCAAGCCCTCCCCGATCGCCCACTGCGCGTACTGGATATTGGCGCGGGCCTGGGCCACATGGCCCTGTGGCTGGCCCAACGCGGCCATCAGGTAACCCTGGCCGAGCCCGCCGCGCCGATGCTAGACGGCGCCCGCGAACGCTTTGCCGAAGCCGGCCAGCAGGCCACGTTCATCCAGGCGCCGTGGCAGGACCTGCTCGGCCAGCTGACCGAACCCTACGACCTGGTGCTGTGCCATGCGGTGCTGGAGTGGCTGGCCGAGCCTGAGACCATCCTGCCAGTGCTGCATCAACTGACCCGTGCCGATGGCTGGTTGTCGCTGGCGTTCTACAACCGTGACGCGCTGGTGTACCGCAACCTGCTCAAGGGCCATTTCCGCAAGTTGCGCAGCAACGAACTGGCCGGTGAAAAGCAGAGCCTGACCCCGCAAAAACCACTTGATCCACGTACGCTCAAGGCGCAACTTGAAGACTTGTGGCAGATCGAAAGTGAAAGTGGTGTGCGGGTTTTCCACGACTACATGCCGCGCGACTTCCAGGCCAAGGCCGAGCTGCTCGACCTGCTGGAAATGGAGCTGGCACATCGGCGTCACCCGGCGTTTGCCGGCCTGGGCCGCTACCTGCACTGGATCTGTCGACCGCGTTGA
- a CDS encoding MaoC family dehydratase, translating to MTRKWLELGSTAALSGLYLRAARKRKISGDSLPASGLRCHLNVDPQQLEAYRKLCHFSEDGRLPPTFPHVMAFALQMQLLSAADFPFPLLGLVHLYNSIRVVRPLGGISRLRFSVHVDNLQAHEKGGTFDLITEAEDGLGLLWSETSRMLCRGLKLGGEPAAVDAPETLPLSEATRWYADSDIGRRYAKVCGDYNPIHLSAISARLFGFPCAIAHGMWSKAMTLAALRGHLPVSGYEIEVSFLKPVRLPSEVILNASPAAAEGQLQLDGHGELVHMRGAWWPLN from the coding sequence ATGACCCGAAAATGGCTTGAGCTGGGCAGTACCGCGGCGCTTTCCGGGCTGTACCTGCGCGCCGCACGCAAGCGCAAGATCAGCGGCGACAGCCTGCCGGCCAGTGGTTTGCGCTGCCACCTGAACGTCGACCCGCAGCAGTTGGAGGCCTACCGCAAACTCTGTCATTTCAGCGAAGACGGGCGCCTGCCGCCGACCTTCCCGCATGTCATGGCCTTCGCCCTGCAAATGCAGTTGCTGAGCGCAGCGGACTTTCCCTTCCCGCTGCTGGGGCTGGTGCACCTGTACAACAGCATTCGCGTAGTACGCCCCCTGGGCGGTATCAGTCGCCTGCGTTTCAGCGTGCATGTGGATAACCTGCAGGCCCACGAAAAAGGCGGCACCTTCGACCTGATCACCGAAGCTGAAGACGGCCTCGGCCTGCTCTGGTCCGAGACCAGTCGCATGCTCTGCCGGGGCCTGAAACTGGGCGGCGAGCCGGCCGCGGTCGACGCGCCTGAAACCCTGCCCTTGAGCGAGGCGACCCGCTGGTACGCCGACAGCGATATCGGCCGGCGTTACGCCAAGGTCTGCGGCGACTACAACCCGATCCACCTGAGCGCCATCAGCGCCAGGCTGTTCGGCTTCCCTTGCGCCATTGCCCACGGCATGTGGAGCAAGGCCATGACCCTCGCTGCCCTGCGCGGGCACCTGCCGGTCAGCGGTTATGAGATCGAGGTGAGCTTCCTTAAACCGGTGCGCCTGCCCAGCGAGGTAATCCTCAATGCCAGCCCGGCAGCGGCCGAGGGCCAGTTGCAGCTCGACGGCCATGGCGAGCTGGTGCACATGCGCGGCGCCTGGTGGCCATTGAACTGA